The following nucleotide sequence is from Glycine max cultivar Williams 82 chromosome 9, Glycine_max_v4.0, whole genome shotgun sequence.
TctgatttgagaaaaaaaatatactaacatTGTTGTTCATCATGCAATCTTGTAATGTCCATGTTTGGAAACGTCTTCCTGTGATTAAAAGGAGTAAAATCTAAACCTTATATTTATACTATATAGATTGGTTTGTAATGATTATGCCTTACTAAATATGGGTTTGGATTGAATTACTGGCTATGCagtattttttttccagttCCCTGCCATGCGCACACATATGGAAGCATATCAAGTTAAAGCATGCTGTAGTTAGAGAGACTAATCTTGACCACATAGTTATAGAGACATGGTTAAGACTAGCTCCTCTCATGCTTTTGTTTGATATGCTCCCTACTGACATAATGAATGGTCATTAATgagaaacataataaaattagtaatttataGTGTACTAGAGGATTAGGCTGTTATTTTAATGCAAACAAACTACTAAATACCAATGATGCAAGCCTAAAAGAGCagcatattaaaattttgtatgtaCCATAGATTAATAGTAGATTTTGGCTTCCTAAAGCAAATTCTCCAGAAATTTTGAACATCTTTCTTTAGATATCATTATATCaagttttccttttctgttgTTATTGTGCTCTTCCTCTCTTGCTACAGACCtggttaatttattattttgtgctCCAAAATTTTATTAGGTCACTTGATGGAAAAGATTGAAGCTGAGAATTTGCTGCATAGAGCTTTCAGTGTATTCCTGTTCAACTCAAAGTATGAGTTGCTTCTTCAGGTAAGTTTcttcattgatatttttttgacCTCATAAGCCTGTAGTTTACATCTTGTTTTAACGTAAACCTATTTATTTCAAAAGCATCAAGTAAACTTGGAATCCATTAAAAAATCTCACATCTTTGTCCTTGTAGATAAAATTTGTTCGTAACAAAATAAGGTCATAGTACTATCATTCGTTTTGTTACTACTTActagttataattattattttttatgctgATAACATCTTCATTATGATTTATGACTTTAGATTGAACTATTTAAATGTGGCAATGTTGTAACATTTTAATTGCCAATTGTTTAAATTGTTATTGTTGTAAATATTCTCCTTAATAACCTTATTGCTTCTCTCTCTCCTGGATGACTATTTGGTGAAAAATTCTCTATGTTGCATGTGTATTTTCAAGTCTTTGACTCGTGTTTTAATTTGGTCTGTTTGACTGAGATTCTTTGTTCTTTATGATGAAGCAACGATCTGCAACAAAGGTAACTTTCCCTCTTGTGTGGACAAACACCTGTTGTAGCCATCCTCTGTACCGTGAATCTGAGCTTATTGATGAGAATGCCCTTGGTATATACTGTGTACCTTCTATAATTGTTCAAATGACTATATAAATCTACTTTGTCATTGctgctttttatttattttttcccacTTTGTATTACCAGGAGTAAGAAACGCAGCTCAGAGGAAGCTTTTGGATGAGCTTGGTATTGTTGCCGAAGATGTACCagttgataagttcacccccttggGTCGCATTCTTTACAAGGCACCTTCTGATGGCAAATGGGGAGAGCATGAACGTAAGCcaatttaattgatttcaaGTTTTGCAGCAAgcttaattttttgtataaccAACTAGGGTTAATTCACACTAATTTAATTAGGCATTGCAAACATAAATCTGGACAAACACCATTAATAGCTCTTCCAGTTCTATTTGGGGcatttttattagtaaattaCATTGACACCCTTTGAGGTTTCTACATATATTGCACACAACACTCCTCCTTTTCTATCCTTACACTAACCCTCAAATTGTTTCAAAAACATTACATTGACACTTCTTATACATTACACTAACTCCGCTTAACTGCTAATTCTAACTTCTTTTTCCTCTCCTTGATTGCAGTGgactatctgcttttcattgtCCGGGATGTTAATGTGAACCCCAATCCTGATGAAGTGGCTGATATCAAATATGTGAACCGTGATCAGTTGAAGGAGCTGTTGAGGAAAGCTGATGCAGGTGAGGAAGGTCTGAAGCTATCACCTTGGTTCAGACTAGTTGTGGACAATTTCTTATTCAAATGGTGGGACCATCTTGAGCAAGGAACTCTTGGGGAGGCCACTGACATGAAGACCATTCACAAGTTGACATAAGTAAGTTCAGAGGAGCTTCCTGCATCCCTGTAATGAAGGGTGGCTGCATTCCGACCAAATTAGAACGAAATTGGACCTATTTTGAGAAGAATTTTCGGAGCAGTGACTTATAGGATGTTGTTGGTCTTTTTGTTATTCGATGATAGCTAGAACAATAAACGTCTGAGTGTTTAAATTAgaagaattttttgttgttgcaaatTTCGGATTTTGGGATGCAGGCAAGTTTATCGGAATAAGAATACAAGATGTTAGTGATTTGAATCAAGTTTATCATGGTGGCGGTGTTAGGGATCGTTTGTCACTTTGTCTCCAAACCACAGGATCAGTGTATATCCCGTGATCACGTGTGGAGGTACAGAAATATAGATCCAGATTACGATCATCCTTTCTCAGCGAAGCACCAGTAGATtgcataaaagaaaaacatttgggTAGTGACCTTTCCGATTCACAGAATAAATAATGAATTGGTCAGCCACGTAGACaagtaatacaaattaaataattaagaaaaatgttaaatgaACCTCCCATATGTTAATaatattcacctaaaaaaaagaaagaaataatagagAAAAGTGATGGATGTTCAAGTATCAATACTAATAGTAATTAAATTAGCCGGCGagcttcttttcctttcattgGTTCGTCTCCAAATTTATTGCTATCAATATCAAGTGTTTTTCTTCAAGTTGCTGCTTCCATGACTATATACAGATATTAAGCTCTTTTAATCAATctacagaaattaaaaaaaaaagttgattcagtaatgatattaaattattttagaattacattatttttaaaattattgaaacttggtgtaaaataattttataatatttattatttttcataagagagaaaaagagataatttacaatgattattatttattaattaaaagattgTAAAATGTCAACTAGATTTAACATCAATTAACGGCCAATGCATGCATGGTCCACACTTCCTAGAATCCTAGTTCCTACTATGTATGTGACTTGTGACCCACCAACCCATATGTGATATTTTGTTGTCACTTGTAACGAGGACAAATATGACAATATGTCAAAATATCCGTGCTAGGCAATTTTATTGAATGAACTGGGTATACTCCAACTTGaattaagtaattatttataGATTATAGAAAGGGAgactataaaattttataatttttaacaattttaagtCATCAGTGTGGTATAGAATATGTTACCTTTCTGGTATTTATATTCCAATAaacattagttatttatttaactacTCAGTGTTTCATATTCATTGCTACATTTGTActagtttaatttcttttcaatcCCTCGTTCATTAATTGTTTATaatgttttgtttgataaaataagaattctttacatatttttaaaagaatttatttagaGTAGGTGTTTTGGGTGAACTTTAAtcacttttttataataattattttaaaaattatattctataagaattctaattaattaacaatataaatCCCGTAAATTtgacttttcttcttcttcgatATATCGGTAAATTAAGATAAGCATTCTCAGAAGCTGTTGATTCAGTCTCATGCTCTTTAAGTTCAATTTGAGTAACAATAAATAACGATCCAGGCTCCAGAGTAAGATCGTAACGattttactttatatatataaattgtcaGGATTTATTGTCTTCTTTATTAAAAGtagaaagaataaagaaaagaaaagtcaaGAAATAGTGTGGAAAAATGAGAatgtcaaataataataataataataataactttgtttatttttctaataaatatttttatcctaaaaaattataaactttcaCAGttgcatatttttaatattattttaacttttaatttcagTAACATctttttaaatagatttttttgagtatttttctttaaataggtcacattaattaaatatacatttagTATTTTCCATCCATGTACGAAATGCctattataataataagaaggaggttaaattaatattttattcttttaatttattatttaagtttaatttggtct
It contains:
- the LOC100783078 gene encoding isopentenyl-diphosphate Delta-isomerase I; protein product: MAQSSSIVVTLRQHLFKRNLTSLTLPHSPSLPSFSFSLRTTPHTPLSLSASFSSHTSMAHTSLPSADAGMDAVQRRLMFEDECILVDENDRVVGHDSKYNCHLMEKIEAENLLHRAFSVFLFNSKYELLLQQRSATKVTFPLVWTNTCCSHPLYRESELIDENALGVRNAAQRKLLDELGIVAEDVPVDKFTPLGRILYKAPSDGKWGEHELDYLLFIVRDVNVNPNPDEVADIKYVNRDQLKELLRKADAGEEGLKLSPWFRLVVDNFLFKWWDHLEQGTLGEATDMKTIHKLT